The following are encoded together in the Phocoena sinus isolate mPhoSin1 chromosome 11, mPhoSin1.pri, whole genome shotgun sequence genome:
- the TAP2 gene encoding antigen peptide transporter 2 isoform X4, producing the protein MRLPDLRPSAFLLLADWALLWLLQGTLGALLPRGLPGLWLEGTLRLGGLWWLLRLGGLLRFVGALLPPLCLGTPLFLSLRALVPGTLSAPPARAASAPWSWLLLGYGAAGLSWGVWAVLSPPGARERERGQENNRALMWRLLKLSRPDLPFLGVAFFFLAVTVLGETLIAYYFGLVIDILGGDFDPDAFVSAIFFMCLFSVASSLSAGCRGSTFTFIMSRINLRVRELLFSSLLCQDLAFFQETKTGELNSRLSSDTKLMSNWLPLNANVLSRSLVKVLGLYGFMLNLSPRLTLLSLLDVPLMTAAEKMYSARHQAVLQEIQDAMAKAGQVVREAVGGLQTVRSFGAEEQEVRRYKEALDRCRQLWWRRDLERALYCLLRRMLHLAMKIILLRRGLQQILAGDLTRGGLVTFLLYQEEVGSHVETLVYMFGDMLSNVGAAEKVFCYLDRKPNLPPTGTLAPPTLQGLMEFQNVSFVYPNRPDQPVLKGLTFTLPPGKMTALVGPSGSGKSTVAALLQNLYQPTEGQVLLDGEPISQYERRYLYQQVVLVGQEPVLFSGSVRDNITYGLKGCSDEKVLAAARAARVEEFIKEMKHGLDTAAGLESSRGPNGAGDRPQAAHGSERRPDPGAEAGRAAGPRAAHGGAGPLLLPGAAEQED; encoded by the exons ATGCGGCTCCCTGACCTGAGACCCTCGGCCTTCCTGCTGCTGGCCGACTGGGCGTTACTCTGGCTGCTGCAGGGGACCCTGGGGGCTCTGCTTCCCCGCGGGCTTCCAGGCCTGTGGCTAGAGGGCACCTTGCGACTGGGAGGGCTTTGGTGGCTTTTGAGGCTGGGAGGGCTGCTGAGGTTTGTGGGAGCACTGCTGCCCCCCCTCTGCCTGGGTACccctctgtttctctccctgAGGGCCCTGGTCCCGGGGACCTTGAGTGCTCCCCCAGCCAGGGCGGCTTCAGCCCCTTGGAGCTGGCTGCTGCTGGGTTACGGAGCGGCAGGGCTGAGCTGGGGCGTGTGGGCTGTGCTGAGCCCTCCAGGAGCCCGGGAGAGGGAGCGGGGCCAGGAGAACAACAGAGCCTTGATGTGGAGGTTGCTGAAGCTCTCCAGGCCAGACCTGCCTTTCCTGGGTGTGGCCTTCTTCTTCCTCGCTGTTACCGTGTTGG GTGAGACCTTAATCGCTTACTATTTTGGTCTTGTGATTGACATCCTGGGAGGTGATTTTGATCCTGATGCCTTTGTCAGCGCCAtctttttcatgtgtctcttctcTGTTGCGAG TTCACTGTCTGCAGGCTGCCGAGGAAGCACCTTCACCTTCATCATGTCCAGAATCAACCTGCGGGTCCGGGAGctgcttttctcctccctcctgtgccAGGACCTTGCTTTCTTCCAGGAGACTAAGACAG GGGAGCTGAATTCCCGGCTGAGCTCAGATACCAAACTGATGAGTAACTGGCTTCCTCTTAATGCCAACGTGCTGTCTCGAAGCCTGGTGAAAGTGCTGGGACTTTACGGCTTCATGCTCAACCTGTCACCTCGACTCACCCTCCTTTCTCTGCTTGATGTGCCTCTAATGACAGCGGCTGAAAAGATGTACAGTGCTCGCCATCAG GCAGTCCTTCAGGAGATCCAGGATGCTATGGCGAAAGCAGGACAGGTGGTACGTGAGGCAGTTGGAGGGCTGCAGACTGTGCGCAGTTTTGGGGCGGAGGAGCAAGAGGTCCGTCGCTATAAGGAGGCTCTTGACCGATGCCGGCAGCTGTGGTGGCGACGAGATCTGGAAAGGGCCCTCTACTGCCTCTTAAGGAGG aTGCTGCACTTGGCAATGAAGATTATATTGCTGAGACGTGGGCTGCAGCAGATCCTGGCTGGGGACCTCACCCGGGGCGGGCTGGTCACCTTTCTGCTCTACCAGGAGGAAGTGGGCTCCCACGTGGAA ACCCTGGTGTACATGTTTGGGGACATGCTGAGCAATGTGGGGGCTGCAGAGAAGGTGTTCTGCTACCTGGACCGAAAGCCAAATCTGCCTCCAACTGGGACACTGGCCCCGCCCACTCTGCAGGGCCTGATGGAATTCCAGAACGTCTCCTTTGTGTATCCCAATCGCCCTGACCAGCCTGTGCTCAAG GGTCTGACATTCACCCTGCCTCCTGGGAAGATGACCGCACTGGTGGGGCCCAGTGGATCTGGAAAGAGCACAGTAGCTGCCCTGCTACAGAATCTGTACCAGCCCACTGAGGGGCAGGTGCTGCTGGATGGGGAGCCCATCTCCCAGTATGAGCGCCGCTACCTATACCAacag GTGGTTTTGGTTGGGCAGGAGCCTGTGCTGTTCTCGGGTTCGGTGAGGGACAACATCACTTATGGGCTGAAGGGCTGCAGCGATGAGAAGGTGCTGGCTGCTGCACGGGCGGCCAGAGTGGAGGAGTTCATAAAGGAAATGAAGCACGGACTTGATAcag